A genomic window from Methylorubrum extorquens includes:
- a CDS encoding cupin domain-containing protein produces MSDTLTAAQVIDALGLEPHPEGGHYRETFRDPRTVEGRSVGTAIYYLLGLGETSAWHRVDAGEIWHWHAGAPMVITMSPNGHDASAHHLGPDLLRGQRPQIVVPAGHWQTATSLGAWTLVGCTVSPGFEFSGFEMAPEDWRPTPRR; encoded by the coding sequence ATGAGCGATACGCTGACGGCCGCGCAGGTGATCGACGCCCTCGGGTTGGAGCCCCACCCGGAAGGCGGACATTACCGCGAGACGTTTCGCGACCCCCGCACGGTCGAGGGCCGCTCGGTCGGCACCGCAATCTACTATCTGCTCGGCCTCGGCGAGACTTCGGCCTGGCACCGGGTGGATGCGGGCGAGATCTGGCACTGGCATGCCGGCGCGCCGATGGTGATCACGATGAGCCCCAACGGCCACGACGCCTCCGCCCACCATCTCGGGCCCGACCTCCTGCGCGGCCAGCGCCCGCAGATCGTGGTGCCCGCGGGCCACTGGCAGACGGCGACGAGTCTGGGCGCCTGGACGCTCGTCGGCTGCACGGTCTCGCCGGGTTTCGAGTTCTCCGGCTTCGAGATGGCGCCCGAGGATTGGCGCCCGACGCCGCGGCGCTGA